Part of the Virgibacillus natechei genome is shown below.
CATCGTAAAACTGGTTGAACAGTTGCATACATACACCGTAGATATCCATCGTTACATTGGTAGGGATATCGATCGATTTTGAGCGAGAAAATCCGCCGCCTGTTTCTTTAGAATAGGAGATACCTAAGTGGATGGTTTTACCTATTTGGTTAGCAGTTCGGGCTCTGCGACAGACTTCTTCACAAAGGTCAAGGGCACAAACAGCGACTTCTTCACCGGAGTAGTCTCTTAATAAGGCAATACCATGTCCGAACCCTTTTTGCTCCGTTTTTGTAAAATCACCAAAAACCGGACTTAAATCTATACCCCATGCATGCCAATACAATTGTTCACCCATAATTCCAAATCGTTTTTTCAAATGTTCCAGGTCAAACCTAGCGAGCTGACCAAGGGTTATAATCCCCATTCTATTCAAATTATGTTTCATCCTGCTGCCTATCCCCCAAATTTCTTCGACAGGGAAGGGCCAAAGCTTTTCTTCCACATCTTCATAGGTACATTCAGCAATGCCAGCTTTTTTTGCATGTAAATCCATGACTACTTTGGCAAGGAATTTATTATCGCCAATCCCGATTGAAGACGTAATACCGAAGCTATCAAGAATATCCTGTTTTATTTTTTTTGCTACTTGCCATCGATCTCCAAAAAGTTTTTGGAGTCCATTGACCGTTACCCAAACCTCATCCACCGAATATGGATGAATGGCTTCTTTTGGTACATATTGATTAATCAGCTTCGTAATTTCCACTGATACGTGAAGATAGTCAGCCATGTGGGCGGGAACAATATGAATATTTGGGTCATTCGGTAGTTCAAAAAAACGGCTCACATTACTAATTCCATGTTTTCTTTTTAACTCTGGAGACGCGGCCAGGACAATACTCCCGGATCGATTTGGATCACCGACAACTGCCAGCAACGTCTTCATTGGATCAAGTCCTAATTTAATAGCTTCCACACTTGCATAGAATGAACGCATATCAATGCAAAGCACATCATTTCGAGGATATGAAGAATAGTCCATTGTATTCGCCACCTTTAAGGAACGTTTGTTCTTATTATATGCAAAGGAAGGGAAAATAGCAATGGTAATTTATTCTTTTGCTTATTTTTGCAGTATATTTAGAAAAGAAAGAATTATATATGGACGTAAGCGTAGATATTAGGTGTTATTTATATAAGTACGTGTTCAAAACCCCATTTATTGGTTTTAATCAAATCCAAGCGGGCATATTGGATTTGTTTTTCAGTTTTATAATTTGGTTCAAAACCTTACTGTTGCTGAAAATATAATGCTTCCATTAACCATGGATGGGAAAAAGACCAGTGATTATAAAGATGAACTGGCAGAAATTCTGAAGATTGTCGGTTTAACAGAGAGACAGAACTTCGCACCTAGGGAATTATCGGGTGGCCAGCAGCAAAGAGTGGCGATAGCAAGAGCTTTGATTATAAGTCCTAAACTTATCCTTGCAGATGAACCTATCGGAAATTTAGATAGTAGATCAGGAACACAGATTATGGAATTATTTAAGAAAATTAATGGAGAAAAGGGAATAACAATCATTCAAGTTACACATTCCGTGGACGCAGCGGCATACAGTACTCGGTTGATCTAAATGAAGGATGGGGTTATTGAATCTGATCAAATAATGGTGGACCACAATGAACACACCAACTCAATGAATTCATAAATCAAGAACCAAACTACACGGTGTGAGCACATGATTAGGTTATATAAATCTGTTGGATGAAGATGAGGGGGAAGCTCATGTAGGATGATTTGTTGAAGGTTGTTGGTAATGGGAGGTAAGATTGAGTTAAACGCCTGATTCATATATAAATAGTATATAGGAGTAAAAAAACTGTCTAACTAGTAGCTACACTATTAGACAGTTTTTTTGTTATAAGTAAACGCTGATAATTCTGTGCAATGTGGATACCTCTGATTAAAAAAGCCTATCCAGTTTAAATATAATAAATTAGGGAATAAAGATAAAAATTGCTATAAATACATACATGAATAGGGGATTTTATATGACACCTGACCAGATAGGATTTACATTATTATATTTAGGGGTATTTCTTCTTATCGGAAAATGGATTCGTGTACGAGTGAATTGGCTACAAAATCTATTTCTTCCATCCTCCGTCATTGGGGGATTTTTAGCGTTGCTATTGGGGCCACAGGTTCTTGGGAAGATAATGGGGAATTTTGTAGGTGAAGATTCATTTTGGACTACCGGATTTATGACACCTGAAGTGATGGAAGTTTGGGAAGTTTTGCCAGGACTAATGATTAATATTGTCTTTGCAACCTTATTTCTTGGTGCAACGATTCCAAGTTTATCTAAAATATGGAATATTGGTGGTCCGCAGTTTTCATTTGGCTGGACGATTGGCTGGGGACAATATGTGATCGGTATTTTACTTGCCATTCTTGTTCTATCACCGTTTTTTGGTTTACCGCCAATGGCAGGAGCTTTAATTGAAATTGGGTTTGAAGGGGGACACGGAACGGCTGCAGGATTGCAAGGAACATTTGAAGAACTTGGATTTTCTGAAGGTTATGATCTTGCTATTGGTTTGGCCACTGTTGGTATTCTTTCTGGTGTGGTTATGGGGATTATCTTGATTAACTGGGCAATACGTAAGGAAAAGACGAATGTGATTAAGGATGTTAAAGGATTTTCCAGCTTAAGAAAGCAGGGGATAATGGAGTTTGAAAAGAGAGATCCGGCAGCTACAATGACGGTTCGCCCGGAGTCTATTGAACCACTTTCCTTACACTTTGCGATTGTTGGGCTGGCTGTTTTAGTAGGTTATTTACTCCTGCAATTTTTGATTTGGCTGGAAGGTGCAACATGGGGTGCTTTTACAGATTCTGAATTTATGACATACATCCCCTTGTTCCCACTAGCAATGATTGGTGGTATCCTTATTCAGCTTTTCTTTACTAAAATAGATAATACGGAGATTATAGATCGGCAAATGATGAACCGTATTCAAGGATTTTCACTTGATATACTAATCTTGACAGCAATTTCCACTGTTTCACTTGATGTTATCGGTCAATATATTGTTCCGTTTTTACTATTGGCAGGAACAGGGATTGCCTGGAACGTATTTGGTTTTCTTGTTTTGGCGCCACGAATGATACCGTCATACTGGTTTGAACGTGGTATCGGGGATTTCGGACAATCAATGGGGATAACAGCAACGGGACTATTGCTGATGCGAATAGCAGATCCTAAAAATGAATCACCTGCATTCGAAGGTTTTGGTTATAAACAGTTACTATTTGAACCATTTCTCGGTGGCGGATTGGTAACAGCATTATCTGTACCGTTGATTTTTCAGCTTGGTGCGATACCATTTTTAATTTTAGCAGTAGCTATGTGTATCATTGGTGCATTAGTTGGATTGCTATATTTTGGTAAAAAGAAATCGTGATTGCTTCGGGTAGAAGGGGTTGGTCTAATTGAACTCACATCAAGTGCTGCTTTTGCTGCTGGTTGATATATTGTATTCTCCATTGATAAGAAACAAACGTATTTTCCAGTGAAGGAAATAATACCTTCTTCGACTCCTTTTTTTACACAGAAGCCAGGAGAAGCTTGATCAAATAGAAAGACGATTACAGGACCGTTCATCCCTGCACTTAAATATTTTACAGGTTATTGGCATTCGCCCCTGTTTTCCATTTTCCTATTTTACGGTACTGCATGTTATTTAGACGGGTTTCCAATCTATGAAAGTTAAGTTTGGTATATCAAAAACAATTTCATCAAAGGGGTGTATTCATGAATATTGTTCGTAAAATGCAAGTAGCAATATTTGATAAGGACGATGGATATCGAATTCTCCGGGAAGAACAAGTTCGTTCAGGTTGGCAATTTGCCTGCTTACGGCTGATTGGGCAACATGTAAATTGGCGTAATTCCATTCTATCATCCACCACTCATATCAAATGTAGATTAATTTAATCTAAATTATATATTGCTTCGATTGAAACGGGAGATTAGAATTACGAATATACACTAAATATGGAATTGAAAGATAATTATCGACAAAGATATACTTGCAAGAGCTCTTCGAGGAGAACAGTTATATTGAATGAACAATTAACCAAAGTGTTAAAAAGTTTATTTAAAAGTTCACAACTTAGAATCTGAATGTAGGAACAACCCTACATGGTACAAGATAAAAAGTTATAAACTGTTCGAAACAGGATTAAATAAGAGATTTATAATTAAACAGGTAAATAACAAAATATTATTACTTATGGGAATTTAATCTATAAATAAAGGAGATGAATTTAAGATGAAGTATGAAGTATTCCCAAGACGCTGGGGTTATGGACAAATTATTACAAGCCCAGTTAAAGGAAGTTTGGAAAGTATCAAGGTCGAATCAGGAGAAAAAGTTCGCGAACAGCAATTGTTAGTAATGATTCGAGCAGAACGAGGAAATGTGAAGCAAATTCTGGCTGGAACAAGCGGAATAGTTGAGACATTAACTGTAAAAGTTGGTGACAAAGTAGTCCATGGAGATGTTCTCTTTTTTATAAAAGAAGATTTATAAGTAAGGAATTTAATTACCTCTTCAGGTGAAGCTTCATAGTGCGAGGTGGGGATAGTTAAGGTGTATAAGGTTCCCCAAAAGCACATTTATATAACTTATTGGTAATATAAAACCATGAAGAAAATATGTATGTTTGATGTATTAGCATATTCAAGATGAAGGTTCTGCCAATCATTGATATCCTGCTAGTTGTGACAGACTCTTCCAATGAGACGGGCTATGTCTCGATATGGTGAGAATAGTTCTGATCATAAAGGAACTGATGAACAACCGAACATACAGGTCTAAAGTTTGAACATAGGGAAACCTATGACCCACTCAATGATGGGGTGAGTGGTGTATACCGGCACATAATATTCTGGCTGAAATACCTGTATGGTGTACAATGCATTTTCAATTTGTTGATTAAAATCAACATTTCCTCCGGTTATGGTGATCCCTTCTACTTTGAAATGATGAAGGGCCGTTAACAGTGCAATTG
Proteins encoded:
- a CDS encoding DNA polymerase IV, yielding MDYSSYPRNDVLCIDMRSFYASVEAIKLGLDPMKTLLAVVGDPNRSGSIVLAASPELKRKHGISNVSRFFELPNDPNIHIVPAHMADYLHVSVEITKLINQYVPKEAIHPYSVDEVWVTVNGLQKLFGDRWQVAKKIKQDILDSFGITSSIGIGDNKFLAKVVMDLHAKKAGIAECTYEDVEEKLWPFPVEEIWGIGSRMKHNLNRMGIITLGQLARFDLEHLKKRFGIMGEQLYWHAWGIDLSPVFGDFTKTEQKGFGHGIALLRDYSGEEVAVCALDLCEEVCRRARTANQIGKTIHLGISYSKETGGGFSRSKSIDIPTNVTMDIYGVCMQLFNQFYDGKSKIRHVYVTLGNLSIKGETQLDLFEDRSKKNDIGYVMDAIRDKYGSTAILRASSYTDAGVTLDRSKKIGGHYA
- a CDS encoding ABC transporter ATP-binding protein, translated to MGFVFQFYNLVQNLTVAENIMLPLTMDGKKTSDYKDELAEILKIVGLTERQNFAPRELSGGQQQRVAIARALIISPKLILADEPIGNLDSRSGTQIMELFKKINGEKGITIIQVTHSVDAAAYSTRLI
- a CDS encoding sodium/glutamate symporter — its product is MTPDQIGFTLLYLGVFLLIGKWIRVRVNWLQNLFLPSSVIGGFLALLLGPQVLGKIMGNFVGEDSFWTTGFMTPEVMEVWEVLPGLMINIVFATLFLGATIPSLSKIWNIGGPQFSFGWTIGWGQYVIGILLAILVLSPFFGLPPMAGALIEIGFEGGHGTAAGLQGTFEELGFSEGYDLAIGLATVGILSGVVMGIILINWAIRKEKTNVIKDVKGFSSLRKQGIMEFEKRDPAATMTVRPESIEPLSLHFAIVGLAVLVGYLLLQFLIWLEGATWGAFTDSEFMTYIPLFPLAMIGGILIQLFFTKIDNTEIIDRQMMNRIQGFSLDILILTAISTVSLDVIGQYIVPFLLLAGTGIAWNVFGFLVLAPRMIPSYWFERGIGDFGQSMGITATGLLLMRIADPKNESPAFEGFGYKQLLFEPFLGGGLVTALSVPLIFQLGAIPFLILAVAMCIIGALVGLLYFGKKKS
- a CDS encoding biotin/lipoyl-containing protein, producing MKYEVFPRRWGYGQIITSPVKGSLESIKVESGEKVREQQLLVMIRAERGNVKQILAGTSGIVETLTVKVGDKVVHGDVLFFIKEDL